In Chryseobacterium gotjawalense, the following are encoded in one genomic region:
- a CDS encoding Hsp70 family protein: MHIDIGIHLGSSSASIAQVVDGEVMIIKSDTLKDSIPMCVYINKKKALQVGDSAYNALKRDQLSSMKSDESSSNSFIGFRRTIGTDKLYFSSNADKSFKSEELVAEIFKYLISFVKDKWVRSAVITVPSNFKNNQQEAIREAAKLAGLQQIELLQEPVAAAMAYGLDSKKKDGYWLVFDFGGGTFDAALLKVEDGIMKVADTEGDSYLGGKNLDLAIVDEIILPYLQENYSIDSILNDVKKINAFKEMWKPLAEDAKNQLSYKDEYPILTNLYDEYGEDDEGEEFELDITVTQNDMKRALGPVFQKSIDVSKKLLERNNLKGSSLDSLILVGGPTFSPVLRKMLEDQICKPDTTVDPMTVVSKGAALYASTVTVSEEVAEQTRDRSKIQLEIGHEASTVEMEEFVTLKILTGKTEGTIPEKVFAEITRCDNTWSSGKVEINDIDEVIETQLLVGKSNSFQVTLYNDKGNMLESEPNEFTIIQGPRIGSATLAYNIGIEIKKQDSGKIIFSTIQGLEKNQSLPAVGNKNGIKTDKPIRPGISSDFIRIPIYEGEHNAEGTRAIYNEHITDIRISGVDLPSLLPENSDVDLTVTIDRSEKITVNAYFPYLDYSYEVSVERTVSSIETPWLSNEIRKAKGAIEELKDDNVSADKVEKVENEILELEKKFENNKSDIDGKQEVLTNLRKTFKKIDELSETTEWQKLEKELKEEFHRLEKANSDLGNENIFKVVNKIRTQLEEVLKLKDPKLGTALLSQILNLKLYKNEDNYVFIPEVAEIISASQIENLLFDLALEKKISSEKFQILYNVLQEENSSSKLIEINSELKSYE, encoded by the coding sequence GTGCATATAGATATAGGCATACATTTAGGTTCAAGTTCTGCATCTATTGCCCAAGTGGTAGATGGAGAAGTCATGATTATTAAATCTGATACACTTAAAGACTCTATTCCAATGTGTGTTTACATCAATAAGAAGAAAGCACTACAAGTTGGTGATAGCGCATATAATGCTTTAAAAAGAGATCAGCTCTCGTCAATGAAAAGTGATGAAAGCTCTTCAAATTCTTTTATTGGATTTAGAAGAACGATTGGTACAGATAAGTTGTACTTTAGTTCTAACGCAGATAAATCTTTTAAATCTGAAGAGTTAGTCGCAGAAATTTTCAAGTATTTAATTTCTTTTGTAAAAGATAAATGGGTTAGAAGTGCGGTGATTACGGTACCATCCAATTTTAAGAATAACCAACAAGAAGCAATAAGGGAAGCTGCAAAGTTGGCGGGTTTGCAACAGATTGAATTACTGCAGGAACCAGTTGCCGCTGCTATGGCTTATGGTCTCGATTCTAAAAAGAAAGATGGTTATTGGTTAGTATTCGATTTTGGAGGAGGAACATTTGATGCTGCTCTACTTAAAGTCGAAGACGGAATTATGAAAGTGGCTGATACCGAGGGTGATAGTTATTTAGGTGGTAAAAATCTGGATTTAGCAATCGTGGATGAAATCATCTTACCGTATTTGCAGGAAAATTATTCTATCGATTCGATTCTAAATGATGTAAAAAAAATAAACGCATTCAAAGAAATGTGGAAACCTTTGGCAGAAGATGCTAAAAACCAATTGTCCTATAAAGATGAATATCCTATACTTACGAATTTATATGATGAATATGGTGAAGATGATGAAGGTGAAGAGTTTGAGTTGGATATTACAGTCACTCAAAATGATATGAAGCGGGCTCTTGGACCGGTTTTTCAAAAATCTATTGATGTTTCTAAAAAATTATTGGAGCGTAATAATCTTAAAGGTTCATCTTTAGATTCACTAATTCTAGTTGGTGGGCCTACTTTTTCTCCTGTATTGCGAAAAATGTTGGAAGATCAAATTTGTAAACCTGACACCACTGTTGATCCGATGACTGTAGTTTCTAAAGGTGCGGCTTTATATGCTTCAACTGTTACCGTTTCGGAAGAAGTTGCAGAACAGACAAGAGATCGATCTAAAATCCAACTTGAAATTGGACATGAAGCTTCCACCGTAGAAATGGAAGAATTCGTGACACTAAAAATTCTGACTGGTAAAACAGAAGGAACTATTCCCGAAAAAGTGTTTGCTGAAATTACAAGATGTGACAATACATGGTCGAGTGGTAAGGTTGAAATTAATGACATTGATGAAGTAATAGAGACTCAACTTCTGGTAGGTAAGTCTAATTCTTTTCAAGTTACATTATATAACGACAAAGGAAATATGTTGGAAAGTGAACCAAACGAATTTACTATAATACAAGGTCCTAGAATTGGAAGTGCAACTCTTGCTTATAATATTGGTATTGAAATTAAAAAACAAGATTCTGGTAAAATTATTTTTTCTACAATTCAAGGTTTAGAAAAAAATCAATCATTGCCTGCTGTAGGTAACAAAAATGGTATAAAAACAGACAAGCCAATTCGTCCCGGAATATCATCTGATTTTATCAGGATTCCAATTTACGAAGGCGAACACAATGCGGAAGGAACCAGAGCAATATACAATGAGCATATTACTGATATAAGAATTTCTGGGGTAGATTTACCTTCATTATTACCTGAGAATAGTGATGTAGATTTAACAGTAACTATTGATAGATCCGAAAAAATTACAGTTAACGCATACTTTCCTTATTTAGATTATTCTTATGAAGTGAGTGTAGAAAGAACTGTTTCATCGATCGAAACTCCTTGGCTTTCCAATGAAATACGCAAAGCAAAAGGAGCAATCGAGGAATTGAAAGATGATAATGTTTCCGCTGACAAGGTTGAGAAAGTTGAAAATGAAATTCTTGAATTAGAAAAGAAATTTGAAAACAATAAAAGCGATATTGATGGTAAACAAGAAGTGTTGACAAATCTTAGAAAAACATTCAAAAAAATTGATGAATTAAGTGAAACCACAGAATGGCAGAAATTAGAAAAAGAACTGAAAGAAGAATTCCACCGTTTAGAGAAAGCTAACAGCGATTTGGGAAATGAAAACATTTTTAAAGTTGTCAATAAGATAAGAACTCAATTAGAGGAAGTGCTCAAATTGAAAGATCCTAAATTAGGTACTGCTTTATTATCCCAAATCTTGAATCTTAAACTTTACAAGAACGAAGATAATTATGTATTTATACCTGAAGTTGCAGAGATAATATCAGCAAGTCAAATAGAAAATTTACTATTTGATTTAGCATTAGAGAAGAAAATTTCTTCAGAAAAATTCCAGATTTTATATAATGTTTTGCAAGAAGAAAATAGCTCTTCAAAATTAATCGAAATAAATTCCGAGTTAAAATCGTATGAATAG
- a CDS encoding DUF4372 domain-containing protein yields the protein MFSQIIERLDRSKFNKIVKYRETGQHNKGFNSWNHGGSIWLLS from the coding sequence TTGTTTTCGCAAATCATTGAAAGATTAGACCGTTCTAAATTCAATAAAATTGTAAAATACAGAGAAACCGGTCAACACAATAAAGGTTTTAACAGTTGGAATCACGGTGGATCAATTTGGTTGCTGAGTTAA
- a CDS encoding response regulator, with amino-acid sequence MFKKVLIAEDHEIQNLSLQRTLHDLNIPTVDYVHYCDDAMAKVGKSIRDHSPYDLVITDLHFDTDHREQKLKDGKEMVSAIRAVLPSIKIIVFSAEQKSGIIDGLFKENGINGYVRKARNDAKELKKAIDAVFAGKNYLALDIKHEVKKLNSYEFTSYDITLVSLLSKGVIQKNIPTYLVTNDIKPNSLSSVEKRLSILKEELKINNNEQLIAFCKDLGVI; translated from the coding sequence ATGTTTAAAAAAGTTTTAATCGCCGAAGATCACGAAATCCAAAACCTTTCCTTACAGAGAACACTTCATGATCTGAATATCCCTACAGTAGACTACGTACACTATTGTGATGATGCCATGGCCAAGGTCGGGAAAAGCATCAGGGACCATTCACCCTACGATCTTGTGATTACAGATCTCCATTTTGACACCGATCATAGGGAACAGAAATTAAAAGACGGTAAAGAAATGGTCAGCGCAATTCGTGCGGTTCTTCCCTCCATTAAAATAATTGTCTTTTCTGCAGAACAGAAATCAGGGATTATTGATGGTTTATTCAAAGAGAATGGCATTAACGGTTATGTGCGAAAAGCCAGAAACGATGCTAAAGAACTCAAAAAGGCAATCGATGCAGTATTTGCCGGTAAAAATTATCTTGCCCTGGACATAAAACATGAAGTAAAAAAACTAAACAGCTATGAATTTACTTCCTATGACATTACTTTGGTCTCACTTCTTTCCAAAGGGGTGATACAGAAAAACATCCCTACCTATCTCGTGACTAATGATATCAAACCTAACAGCCTTAGCAGTGTTGAAAAAAGACTGAGTATTCTAAAAGAGGAATTGAAAATTAATAATAATGAACAGCTGATTGCATTCTGTAAAGATTTAGGGGTAATTTAA
- a CDS encoding tetratricopeptide repeat-containing sensor histidine kinase has product MILILIFFTFYSCKKQDPVNKNPAVNSKNHDKANLFRGEKLSDSAFYYYSIAKDEYLLNNDSVKAAQASINMAIIQCDNGDYFGSIETSLEADTLLVNKNDSISKGFLAANYNNLAIASTKLRNFDHAENFYKLALKFVTHPENKYVYYNNIGDVLIMRGDFKNALRNLEVALQVKDSINYARALNNWAYAKHFSDNTFNPVPYYHKALKIRLKDGNRHGLNSSYINLCDYYADKDPAVSLQFAKQMKQAAVEANSTPDVLEAIKRIIILDKNNYLDNFQTYNTLSAEIQLKSSKAKNQFALIRYGVEKSKAENSILKVEKLESQKKLMYLAMIAAGLIITMITVIMSSKKRRKRLQQEKDLEVKKTELKYSKKVHDVVANGIYQLMTKLENNLEISRDETLDDLEYVYDRSRNISYEGIEVHDSPEIFSEKIRKLIGYFNTHNVQTVIAGNDPSIWEGVSHIKKGEVYQILRELLVNMKKHSHADRVTLRFERMEDRITVAYRDTGIGIKKETIFKNGMRNVESRIVNLQGVIIFDTETEKGLKIDFSFSGL; this is encoded by the coding sequence ATGATATTAATTCTAATCTTTTTTACTTTCTATTCCTGTAAAAAACAGGATCCTGTAAATAAAAATCCTGCAGTCAACAGTAAGAATCACGACAAAGCTAATTTATTTAGAGGGGAGAAGCTTTCCGATTCTGCATTTTATTATTACAGCATAGCAAAAGATGAATATTTACTGAATAATGATTCTGTAAAAGCCGCACAGGCTTCTATCAATATGGCAATAATACAGTGTGATAACGGAGATTATTTTGGAAGTATTGAAACCTCGCTGGAAGCCGACACGCTGTTGGTTAATAAAAATGACAGTATTTCTAAAGGCTTTTTAGCGGCAAATTATAATAATCTTGCCATTGCATCAACTAAACTTAGAAACTTTGATCATGCTGAGAATTTTTATAAACTGGCTTTAAAATTTGTCACCCATCCCGAAAATAAATATGTGTATTATAATAATATTGGGGATGTATTAATAATGAGAGGGGACTTTAAAAATGCCCTTCGGAATTTGGAAGTTGCACTTCAGGTTAAAGACAGCATCAATTATGCAAGAGCTTTAAACAATTGGGCTTATGCAAAACATTTTAGTGACAACACTTTTAATCCTGTACCCTATTACCATAAAGCCTTAAAAATCAGACTGAAAGACGGTAACAGACATGGTTTAAATTCAAGCTATATCAATCTGTGTGATTACTATGCCGATAAAGATCCTGCAGTCTCCTTACAGTTTGCAAAACAAATGAAACAGGCGGCGGTAGAAGCCAATAGTACTCCGGATGTTCTGGAGGCCATTAAGAGAATCATTATTTTGGATAAAAATAATTACCTTGACAATTTTCAGACGTACAATACCCTCAGTGCCGAAATTCAATTAAAAAGCAGCAAAGCCAAAAATCAATTTGCTCTGATCCGGTATGGGGTAGAAAAAAGCAAAGCCGAAAACAGTATTCTGAAAGTTGAAAAACTGGAATCTCAAAAGAAACTGATGTATCTGGCGATGATCGCGGCAGGACTGATAATTACAATGATAACTGTGATAATGTCTTCTAAGAAAAGAAGGAAAAGACTGCAGCAGGAAAAAGACCTGGAAGTAAAAAAAACGGAGTTAAAATACTCGAAAAAAGTGCATGACGTGGTGGCCAACGGGATCTATCAGCTGATGACCAAATTAGAAAACAATCTGGAGATCAGCAGAGATGAAACCCTTGATGATTTGGAATACGTCTACGATAGATCCCGGAATATATCGTATGAAGGTATTGAGGTACACGACAGCCCGGAAATTTTCAGTGAAAAAATCAGAAAATTAATAGGGTATTTTAATACCCACAACGTACAGACAGTTATTGCAGGAAATGACCCATCGATTTGGGAAGGGGTCAGTCACATCAAAAAAGGGGAAGTCTATCAAATATTGAGAGAACTGCTTGTTAACATGAAAAAACACAGTCATGCAGATCGGGTAACGTTACGATTTGAAAGAATGGAAGACAGGATTACGGTAGCCTACAGAGATACAGGAATAGGAATAAAAAAAGAAACTATTTTTAAAAATGGAATGCGGAATGTGGAATCCCGTATTGTAAATCTGCAGGGAGTGATTATTTTTGACACTGAAACAGAAAAAGGATTAAAAATAGATTTCTCCTTTTCTGGCTTATAA
- a CDS encoding Hsp70 family protein, translating into MARTKIDYGIDLGTTNSGISRMENGEAKIIKINGQDDTMPSCIAYNKKGVLAGKKAFAVYRSDQEASLSKDIEPNAFIEFKRTMGTDKKYFSSNIAKDLSSEELSAEVLKTLKSFVTDENVNAVVITVPAAFKNNQIDATRRAAKLAGFEHTEVLQEPVAAAMAYGLDSKKKDGFWLVFDFGGGTFDAALLKVEDGIMKVADTEGDNYLGGKNLDLAVVDEIIIPHIQKNYTIDNILSDDNKKANYRDALKPFAEELKNELSFNTEFNLYKEEGSGTDDDGEEIEIDLTVSQSELEKVLSPVFQKALEISKRLLERNNLQGSSLDSLILVGGPTFSPVLRKMLEDQICKPDTTVDPMTVVSKGAALYASTVTVSEEVAEQTRDRSKIQIEIGHESTTVEMEEFVTLKILVEKTEGIIPEKVFAEITRSDKAWASGQIEINEIGEVIEANLLEGKTNGFEVTLYDNNGNIIESEPKTFTIIQGLGGIGSMQTLPYNFGIELKQRTTGKIVFSQVQGLEKNKSLPVTGTKNNLKTQKQIRPGMESDFIKIPLYQGEHKSEGTRAIYNEHVYDIIISGNDLPALLPENSDVDLTVNIDKSQEVTIQAFFPYLDHTEEIKVPTDKVQSTATTWLANELRKAKGTIEELKEDNVTTDKVQKLENEILELEKKFENNKNDVDGKQEVLTNLRKTLKKIDELSETTEWPKLEEELKEEFYRLEKANADFGNDQTTEIVNQVRTQLDEVLKSQDPKLGAALLDEINSIFIKITLIYQLINIIRGHNQQFDSYSWKNTHRARQLINEGLQVIGNNPTTDELHPIVMELFDLLPDEQKPSGDDTVLVG; encoded by the coding sequence ATGGCAAGAACTAAAATAGATTACGGTATAGACTTAGGAACAACAAATTCAGGGATCTCTAGAATGGAGAATGGAGAAGCAAAAATCATAAAAATAAATGGTCAAGATGATACTATGCCATCTTGTATTGCATATAACAAAAAAGGAGTTTTAGCAGGAAAAAAAGCATTTGCTGTTTACCGTAGTGACCAAGAAGCAAGCCTATCTAAAGATATTGAACCAAACGCCTTTATCGAGTTCAAAAGAACAATGGGAACCGATAAAAAATATTTCAGTTCAAATATTGCAAAAGATTTGAGTTCTGAAGAATTATCCGCAGAAGTTTTAAAAACGCTTAAATCCTTTGTAACAGACGAAAATGTAAATGCGGTTGTTATAACTGTTCCAGCAGCATTCAAAAATAATCAAATTGATGCCACGAGAAGAGCAGCAAAACTAGCAGGGTTTGAACATACAGAAGTTTTACAAGAACCAGTCGCGGCTGCTATGGCTTATGGACTGGACTCAAAAAAGAAAGATGGGTTTTGGCTGGTTTTTGATTTTGGAGGCGGAACATTTGATGCTGCTCTACTAAAAGTTGAAGATGGTATTATGAAAGTTGCAGATACAGAAGGAGATAATTATTTGGGTGGAAAAAATTTAGATTTAGCAGTTGTAGACGAAATAATTATTCCACATATCCAAAAGAATTATACAATTGATAATATTTTGAGTGATGATAACAAAAAGGCAAATTATCGTGACGCATTAAAACCTTTTGCAGAGGAATTGAAAAATGAATTATCATTCAATACTGAATTCAATTTATATAAAGAAGAAGGTTCTGGTACAGATGATGATGGAGAAGAAATCGAAATTGACTTAACAGTATCACAATCCGAATTAGAAAAAGTGTTATCTCCTGTTTTCCAAAAAGCTTTAGAGATTTCCAAAAGACTATTAGAAAGAAATAATTTACAAGGTTCGTCTTTGGACTCATTAATTTTAGTTGGTGGCCCAACATTTTCTCCCGTATTGCGAAAAATGTTGGAAGACCAAATTTGCAAACCCGACACCACTGTAGATCCAATGACTGTGGTTTCTAAAGGTGCTGCTTTATATGCTTCAACCGTTACCGTTTCGGAAGAAGTTGCAGAACAGACAAGAGATCGATCAAAAATTCAGATTGAAATTGGACATGAATCTACCACGGTAGAAATGGAAGAATTTGTGACGCTGAAAATTTTAGTTGAAAAAACAGAAGGCATAATTCCCGAAAAAGTTTTTGCTGAAATTACCAGAAGCGACAAAGCTTGGGCAAGCGGTCAAATTGAAATTAATGAAATCGGCGAAGTGATTGAAGCGAATCTGCTAGAAGGTAAAACCAATGGTTTCGAAGTCACATTATATGATAATAATGGTAATATTATTGAAAGCGAACCTAAAACATTTACTATAATTCAAGGACTAGGAGGAATTGGTTCAATGCAAACACTTCCATACAACTTCGGTATTGAACTAAAACAAAGAACAACAGGAAAAATAGTATTTTCTCAAGTTCAAGGATTAGAGAAAAATAAATCATTACCAGTAACTGGGACAAAAAATAATCTAAAGACTCAAAAGCAGATTCGTCCTGGTATGGAATCTGACTTTATAAAAATTCCCCTTTATCAAGGAGAACATAAATCAGAAGGTACTAGAGCAATCTATAATGAACATGTTTATGATATTATTATTAGTGGGAATGATTTGCCAGCATTATTACCTGAAAACAGTGATGTAGATTTAACGGTTAATATTGATAAATCGCAAGAAGTTACAATTCAAGCATTTTTTCCATATCTTGATCATACAGAAGAAATAAAAGTTCCGACAGATAAGGTTCAATCAACTGCAACTACTTGGCTTGCCAATGAACTACGCAAAGCAAAAGGTACAATCGAAGAATTGAAAGAGGATAATGTTACTACTGACAAGGTTCAAAAACTTGAAAATGAAATTCTTGAATTAGAAAAGAAATTTGAAAACAATAAGAATGATGTTGATGGTAAACAAGAAGTTTTAACAAATCTTAGAAAAACACTCAAAAAAATTGATGAATTAAGTGAAACTACAGAGTGGCCGAAATTAGAAGAAGAACTGAAAGAAGAATTTTACCGTTTAGAGAAAGCCAATGCCGATTTTGGAAATGATCAAACTACCGAAATTGTAAATCAGGTACGAACTCAATTGGATGAAGTACTCAAATCCCAAGATCCTAAATTAGGAGCTGCTTTGTTAGATGAGATAAATAGCATTTTTATTAAGATTACTTTAATTTATCAGCTTATTAATATAATCAGAGGACACAACCAGCAGTTTGATTCTTATAGTTGGAAGAACACCCATCGCGCAAGACAGTTAATTAATGAAGGATTACAGGTAATCGGGAATAATCCGACAACAGATGAATTACATCCTATTGTTATGGAATTATTTGATTTGCTTCCAGATGAACAAAAACCTAGTGGAGACGATACGGTTTTGGTGGGTTAA
- a CDS encoding DUF4372 domain-containing protein, whose product MFPLWFPHAIPNSIKIIKRRETNQHNKGFNSWNHLVAVLFCQFAKRQSVRDSSNGLRSSAGNLNH is encoded by the coding sequence GTGTTTCCATTATGGTTTCCCCATGCTATTCCCAATAGCATTAAAATTATAAAACGCAGAGAAACCAATCAACACAATAAAGGTTTTAATAGTTGGAATCATTTAGTTGCGGTGCTTTTCTGCCAATTTGCAAAAAGACAGTCAGTACGCGATAGTAGTAATGGTCTTAGATCCTCTGCTGGAAATCTCAATCATTGA
- a CDS encoding multicopper oxidase domain-containing protein, with protein sequence MKSLLSLFLLMTLSITTYSQSTKTVYTCPMHPQVVKSAPGNCPICGMTLVKKTITEKKTAAKPVSVVKKPQVAPAPKKDAAVKKTSVQNQTPTPAKAKAKTEFKKKVLPKVKTVPKESAPVTVKIQDHPTSNPQQHEAVQKRYICPMHPEVVSDKPGNCPRCGMNLVLQKGNKEDHSAHENTQIDGEHKMVMPMPEKQLKGGRKVTYHLYVKDTLVNFAGRQKRAIAVNGQIPMPKLVFYEGDTAEVIVHNLMDEETSLHWHGLHLPNREDGVPWLTQKPIPPHSAYTYSFPIIQNGTHWYHSHTGLQEQIGMYGMIILKKRPEDPTFRTGIDDLPTEHLILSEWTNLNPNNVQRMLHHTNDWFALRKGSTQSYAEAIKEGHFKTKLTNEWKRMMAMDVSDVYYDAFLINGKIESQLAAYKAGDKVRLQIANGGASSYFWLNYAGGKFKVVASDGLDIEPVEVDRLILAVSETVDVVVEIPEKNTSYEFLVTPEDRTKSASVYIGGGIKKAHAPLPKLKYFEGMKMMNDMMKMNGDMKDMGMEMSYQTMDMNQVMYPEITAENNDAIKMDNMNTSEAQVDHSKHQMPTSGITTLNYGMMKSPYDTSLPKDRPVRDLKFTLTGNMNRYVWSMDNKVLAESDKIVVKKGEILRITLFNNSMMRHPMHLHGFDFRVLNKNGAQAPLKNVLDMMPMETDVIEFTAKTDGDWFFHCHILYHMMAGMNRVFAVGDDQNPLLPDKASAYKKLQRESNMWHLMAENDFATNGNDGRARISNTRWELGTEWRLGYSPRHGYEVETQLGRYVDRMQWLKPFIGFNYHYRKIDRNNIEKNLFGQANTKDERKTFSAGITYRLPMLVDLQAEIFTDGIVRFQLKREDIPLSPRLRGAFMINTDKEYSAGLKYIVTKNFGISTHYDSDMSWGAGLTLNY encoded by the coding sequence ATGAAATCCCTACTGTCGCTCTTTCTGTTGATGACACTGTCCATAACCACGTATTCCCAGAGTACCAAAACTGTTTACACTTGCCCGATGCACCCGCAGGTCGTGAAATCAGCACCCGGTAACTGCCCCATTTGCGGCATGACGCTGGTAAAAAAAACCATTACTGAGAAAAAAACGGCAGCAAAACCGGTATCGGTGGTGAAGAAGCCACAAGTGGCACCTGCTCCAAAAAAAGATGCAGCGGTGAAAAAAACTTCTGTTCAAAACCAGACGCCTACCCCTGCAAAAGCAAAGGCTAAAACGGAATTTAAAAAAAAAGTTCTCCCAAAGGTTAAAACGGTACCAAAAGAATCGGCTCCGGTCACCGTAAAAATACAGGACCATCCCACTTCAAATCCACAGCAGCATGAAGCTGTGCAAAAAAGGTACATCTGCCCGATGCACCCCGAAGTGGTTTCTGATAAACCAGGAAACTGTCCCAGATGCGGTATGAATCTGGTTCTCCAAAAAGGAAATAAAGAAGATCATTCTGCGCATGAAAACACCCAGATAGATGGTGAGCACAAAATGGTGATGCCAATGCCTGAAAAACAGCTGAAAGGCGGCCGCAAAGTAACCTACCACCTTTATGTAAAAGATACGCTGGTGAATTTTGCGGGCAGACAGAAACGCGCCATTGCCGTAAACGGGCAGATTCCCATGCCAAAACTGGTGTTTTACGAAGGCGACACCGCAGAAGTGATCGTTCATAATTTAATGGATGAAGAAACTTCTCTGCACTGGCACGGTCTGCATCTTCCCAACCGCGAAGATGGTGTGCCGTGGCTTACCCAAAAACCCATTCCACCCCATTCCGCTTATACGTATTCGTTTCCCATCATCCAAAACGGCACCCACTGGTATCACTCCCACACGGGCCTGCAGGAGCAGATTGGAATGTATGGCATGATCATTCTGAAGAAACGTCCGGAAGACCCTACTTTCCGCACCGGAATAGATGATTTGCCCACTGAACACCTTATACTGAGCGAGTGGACAAACCTGAATCCCAACAATGTTCAGCGGATGCTCCACCACACCAACGACTGGTTTGCCCTCAGGAAAGGCAGCACTCAGAGTTATGCAGAAGCCATCAAAGAGGGTCATTTTAAAACAAAGCTTACCAATGAATGGAAGCGGATGATGGCGATGGACGTGAGCGATGTGTACTATGATGCATTCCTGATTAACGGTAAAATAGAAAGCCAGCTGGCCGCATATAAAGCCGGTGACAAAGTGCGGCTTCAAATTGCTAATGGTGGTGCTTCCTCCTACTTTTGGCTCAACTATGCAGGAGGAAAATTTAAAGTGGTAGCAAGTGATGGACTGGATATTGAGCCGGTCGAAGTTGACCGCCTTATCCTCGCGGTTTCCGAAACGGTGGATGTCGTAGTGGAAATTCCTGAAAAAAACACCTCCTATGAATTCCTCGTTACGCCCGAAGACCGCACAAAATCGGCTTCGGTCTACATTGGTGGAGGAATTAAAAAAGCGCATGCACCATTACCCAAACTTAAATATTTTGAAGGGATGAAAATGATGAATGACATGATGAAGATGAACGGTGACATGAAGGATATGGGTATGGAGATGAGTTACCAGACCATGGATATGAATCAGGTGATGTATCCAGAAATTACCGCAGAAAACAATGACGCAATAAAAATGGATAACATGAACACCAGTGAGGCGCAAGTGGATCACTCAAAGCACCAGATGCCAACTTCTGGAATTACCACTTTGAATTACGGCATGATGAAATCCCCCTATGACACCTCGCTCCCAAAAGACAGGCCCGTGCGCGATCTCAAGTTCACCCTCACCGGAAATATGAACCGCTACGTTTGGAGCATGGACAATAAAGTCCTGGCAGAATCCGACAAAATAGTGGTCAAAAAAGGCGAGATCCTCCGCATTACCCTTTTTAATAATTCTATGATGCGTCACCCCATGCACCTGCACGGATTTGATTTTCGGGTACTCAACAAAAATGGCGCGCAGGCACCTCTCAAAAATGTGCTGGATATGATGCCCATGGAAACCGATGTCATAGAATTTACAGCAAAAACGGATGGTGACTGGTTCTTCCACTGTCACATCCTCTATCACATGATGGCAGGGATGAACCGTGTTTTCGCTGTGGGCGATGATCAGAATCCTTTGCTGCCCGATAAAGCGTCGGCCTATAAAAAGCTTCAGCGCGAAAGTAACATGTGGCACCTGATGGCTGAAAACGATTTTGCTACTAATGGTAATGATGGTAGGGCCAGAATCTCAAATACCCGCTGGGAATTGGGAACAGAATGGCGCTTAGGTTACAGTCCCCGGCACGGCTACGAAGTGGAAACCCAGCTCGGAAGATATGTGGACCGGATGCAGTGGCTGAAACCATTTATCGGATTCAATTACCATTACAGAAAGATTGACAGGAACAATATTGAAAAAAACCTTTTTGGACAAGCCAACACAAAAGACGAACGAAAAACTTTCAGCGCCGGTATCACGTACAGACTTCCGATGCTGGTAGATCTGCAGGCAGAAATATTTACAGACGGTATTGTAAGATTTCAGCTGAAGCGTGAAGACATTCCGCTTTCACCACGTTTGCGCGGGGCATTCATGATCAATACTGACAAAGAATATAGCGCAGGTCTTAAATATATCGTTACAAAGAATTTTGGGATCTCCACACACTATGACAGCGACATGAGCTGGGGTGCAGGACTCACTTTGAATTACTAG